Proteins encoded by one window of Cannabis sativa cultivar Pink pepper isolate KNU-18-1 chromosome 4, ASM2916894v1, whole genome shotgun sequence:
- the LOC115714349 gene encoding SAL1 phosphatase yields MAINCWRLLPKTPFSTKPNSVLPVPPSSSFSRRASLVVAAAAFSPMTYDKELAAAKKAASLAATLCQKVQKALLQSDVHSKSDKSPVTVADYGSQAVVSFVLEKELPTELFSLVAEEDTGDLRTESGQETLQRITKLVNDSLGNEEVYADTPSLSTEDVLRAIDHGESEGGAVGRHWVLDPIDGTKGFVRGDQYAIALALLDEGKVVLGVLACPNLPLASINQHSSESSHDKVGCLFFAKVGEGTYMQSLDGSSPVKVHVSAIENPEEASFFESFEAAHSLHDLSSSIAKKLGVKAPPVRIDSQAKYGALSRGDGAIYLRFPHKGYREKIWDHAAGCIVVTEAGGEVTDAAGNPLDFSKGKYLDLDTGIIVTNKKLMPSLLKAVRASIEEKVSSL; encoded by the exons ATGGCTATAAATTGTTGGAGACTACTGCCTAAAACTCCATTTTCTACAAAGCCCAACTCTGTCCTTCCAGTTCCACCATCTTCCTCCTTCTCAAGACGAGCCTCTCTAGTTGTAGCTGCTGCTGCATTTTCCCCAATGACTTACGATAAGGAGCTCGCTGCGGCCAAGAAGGCTGCCTCTCTCGCTGCTACACTCTGCCAG aaagtgcaaaaggCACTGTTGCAATCAGATGTTCATTCGAAATCAGATAAAAGTCCTGTTACTGTGGCCGATTATG GTTCACAGGCTGTTGTTAGTTTTGTATTGGAGAAGGAACTTCCTACTGAATTATTCTCTCTAGTGGCTGAGGAG GATACAGGAGATCTTCGCACGGAAAGTGGCCAGGAAACACTACAACGCATTACAAAACTTGTAAATGATTCTCTTGGGAATGAGGAAGTGTATGCTGATACACCTTCATTGAGCACAGAAGATGTGCTTAGAGCCATTGACCATGGAGAATCTGAAGGCGGTGCTGTTGGCAGGCACTGGGTTTTAGATCCAATAGATGGTACAAAAGG GTTTGTCAGAGGAGACCAATATGCCATAGCTTTAGCATTGCTAGATGAAGGGAAAGTAGTCTTGGGAGTTCTTGCTTGTCCAAATCTTCCTTTGGCATCCattaatcaacattcatcagaATCATCACATGATAAAGTTGGTTGTCTTTTCTTTGCCAAAGTTGGTGAAGGAACATATATGCAGTCACTTGATGGTTCTTCACCAGTGAAG GTACATGTTAGTGCTATTGAAAATCCAGAAGAAGCATCGTTCTTTGAATCTTTTGAAGCGGCACACTCATTGCATGACTTGTCTAGCTCCATAGCTAAG AAACTTGGTGTCAAAGCACCGCCGGTTAGAATTGACAGCCAGGCAAAGTATGGGGCACTCTCAAGAGGCGATGGAGCCATATACCTTCGTTTCCCTCATAAAGGATACCGGGAGAAGATTTGGGATCATGCTGCAGGATGTATTGTTGTGACCG AGGCTGGTGGTGAGGTTACAGATGCTGCAGGGAACCCATTGGATTTTTCTAAAGGAAAATATCTTGATCTTGACACAGGGATAATTGTTACTAATAAGAAATTGATGCCATCACTATTGAAGGCAGTTAGAGCATCAATTGAAGAGAAGGTTTCTTCCTTGTGA